The Nitrososphaerales archaeon genome includes a window with the following:
- a CDS encoding glycoside hydrolase, with the protein MNRKYASIPVLIALFLMTFSSVPVVANQSNDLSTLAGKVAAINNTPGLYLRASAFVEQEANMTDAPNPGPFTPITPTYVLSSPLDGSSILAPEVTVNQDTAAATQNEPTVAVDPNDPNRIVVGMNDYVTRTWTCTVDDTPCSALGDGYSGTYYSNNGGATWCCASTDPTHLGTLIPGVERLTGGIYDAGGDPAVAFDSQGNVFYAGLGFDRTAPPNTVTASKGTFASDGTLTWGAPTFINPTTSPATFNDKEWIGADSNPSSPFRDRVYVSWTRFIFNPALGTYVQSPIALVYSKDSGATFSSPQLIVGNVLYDQGSRVVVGSDGTVYVFWEGSTRLATLNSIWMVKSTDGGVTFSEPLQISPVVDILTPRDTVFRVNSFPAAAITPTGQLYIAWSAEVQNGDPSYDAVTGCAYFIVGASTVYSGCHAAAVWSTSADGGATWSAPQYVFPAMNAVTRTPIGYPVTQPSETTLNAPAARPIDSFWPGVAISSSGRVYLSAYLADVESPWQKCATPASPTAVGRINCLTLGNYINNGRLDYAVNDLTTGTTNTVTTQPINSRYQFGGGFIGDYTNIAVGSDNVFHAVWTDTNNVQTVVWWYGFKFVPTPVHQQDIATAAGSF; encoded by the coding sequence ATGAATCGAAAATATGCATCCATACCAGTTCTAATAGCTCTCTTTCTCATGACCTTCAGCTCTGTACCGGTCGTTGCGAACCAGAGCAATGATCTCAGCACCTTGGCAGGGAAAGTAGCCGCGATCAACAACACTCCGGGCCTCTATCTGAGGGCCTCTGCTTTTGTAGAGCAAGAGGCAAACATGACAGACGCGCCCAACCCTGGCCCCTTCACGCCCATCACGCCGACGTACGTTCTTTCGAGTCCCTTGGATGGGTCAAGCATACTAGCCCCTGAGGTAACAGTCAACCAGGACACGGCCGCTGCCACACAGAATGAACCCACCGTTGCAGTCGACCCCAACGACCCAAACAGGATTGTGGTCGGCATGAACGACTACGTCACGCGAACCTGGACATGCACAGTCGACGATACGCCATGCAGTGCCCTCGGTGACGGCTATTCTGGCACCTACTACTCTAACAACGGCGGAGCAACCTGGTGCTGTGCCAGCACGGACCCAACTCACCTAGGCACACTCATTCCGGGCGTCGAGAGGCTCACGGGTGGCATCTACGATGCTGGTGGAGACCCCGCAGTGGCCTTCGATAGCCAAGGAAACGTCTTCTATGCAGGTCTTGGGTTTGACAGAACGGCCCCACCAAACACGGTCACCGCAAGCAAGGGCACCTTCGCCTCTGACGGAACATTGACCTGGGGTGCTCCGACGTTCATCAATCCTACAACATCTCCCGCCACGTTCAACGACAAGGAATGGATCGGTGCCGATTCTAATCCCTCAAGCCCATTCCGCGACAGGGTCTACGTGAGTTGGACCCGATTCATATTCAATCCGGCTCTGGGCACTTACGTTCAGAGTCCGATTGCATTAGTTTACTCCAAGGACAGCGGCGCCACGTTCAGCTCCCCACAGCTCATAGTTGGCAACGTCCTCTATGACCAGGGTTCGCGCGTCGTTGTCGGGTCAGACGGGACGGTCTACGTCTTCTGGGAAGGTTCCACCCGTCTTGCCACACTGAACAGCATCTGGATGGTGAAGTCCACTGACGGAGGAGTCACCTTCAGCGAACCGCTCCAAATTTCTCCTGTCGTCGACATCCTGACACCCCGCGACACAGTCTTCCGCGTCAACAGCTTCCCAGCCGCGGCAATCACTCCGACTGGTCAACTTTACATTGCCTGGTCTGCTGAGGTCCAGAACGGCGATCCTTCATACGACGCTGTCACCGGATGCGCGTACTTCATTGTCGGAGCAAGCACAGTGTACTCCGGTTGCCACGCAGCTGCAGTCTGGAGCACCTCGGCGGATGGAGGGGCGACGTGGAGCGCACCTCAGTACGTCTTCCCGGCAATGAACGCTGTCACGAGGACACCAATAGGCTATCCAGTCACCCAACCCTCAGAAACCACGCTAAACGCCCCCGCTGCCAGACCCATTGACAGCTTCTGGCCAGGCGTGGCCATCTCCTCCTCGGGCAGAGTCTACTTGTCGGCTTACTTGGCTGATGTCGAGTCGCCTTGGCAGAAATGCGCAACCCCTGCATCACCAACTGCGGTGGGCAGGATAAACTGCCTTACGCTCGGCAACTACATCAACAACGGCAGGCTAGACTACGCTGTCAACGACCTGACTACGGGCACAACAAACACGGTGACAACTCAGCCCATCAACTCGCGGTACCAGTTCGGCGGCGGATTCATCGGCGATTACACGAACATAGCTGTCGGGTCTGACAACGTCTTCCACGCCGTGTGGACAGACACGAACAACGTGCAGACTGTCGTCTGGTGGTACGGGTTCAAGTTTGTCCCCACACCGGTGCACCAACAGGACATAGCAACTGCTGCAGGGAGCTTCTAG
- a CDS encoding alpha/beta fold hydrolase, with product MSNLGREFSGLGYLTLKNGSEIKWLETPDYDVEDVSLSPDGRILAWVSNLDGFSQIHFRDIREGRRLGRPVDTRGVLWQGWFENRKLIKFSSDSKRLVCLLTTPIRPMEIQVLHVPGAKFEKYTNGFIGNVPERIMCQPKLVKYPSFDRKIPAFLYKPMVKKGRGAPVVVSIHGGPEAQERPMYRSGGLYQYLVSVGIGVLATNIRGSTGYGRSYQRLIHHDWGGGELKDIEHAARYLRNLDWVDPDKIGVFGGSFGGFAALSAVTRLPEYWSAAVEAFGPSNLITFIKSVPEFWKRFMDDWIGNPDKEGDFLLGRSPITFVKNVKCPLLVIQGAHDPRVVKAESDQLVERLRAGGQQVEYIVFPDEGHRFTKRKNEFVAYKAAAEFFSKHLIRN from the coding sequence TTGAGCAACTTGGGGCGCGAGTTCTCTGGCTTGGGGTATCTGACTCTCAAGAACGGAAGTGAAATAAAATGGCTGGAGACTCCAGACTACGATGTCGAAGATGTTTCTCTGTCTCCTGATGGCAGGATTCTTGCGTGGGTAAGCAACCTAGACGGATTCTCGCAAATTCACTTTAGAGATATCAGGGAGGGCAGGAGGCTCGGACGGCCGGTCGATACTCGAGGAGTTCTCTGGCAGGGGTGGTTTGAGAACAGAAAGCTGATTAAGTTTTCGTCAGACAGCAAGCGGTTGGTCTGCCTTCTGACTACGCCCATCAGACCAATGGAAATTCAAGTTCTCCATGTTCCTGGAGCCAAATTTGAGAAATACACGAACGGTTTCATAGGAAACGTTCCAGAGAGGATAATGTGTCAACCGAAACTAGTGAAGTACCCCTCCTTCGATAGAAAAATCCCTGCCTTTCTGTACAAACCCATGGTCAAGAAGGGTCGGGGTGCTCCTGTCGTGGTTTCTATCCATGGCGGACCGGAAGCTCAGGAACGTCCAATGTACCGCAGCGGTGGGCTCTATCAGTACCTTGTGAGCGTGGGCATAGGGGTTCTAGCTACGAACATTCGGGGAAGCACAGGATACGGGAGGAGCTACCAGCGACTTATCCACCATGATTGGGGCGGAGGTGAGCTGAAGGATATCGAGCATGCAGCGAGGTATCTCAGGAATCTGGACTGGGTCGACCCCGACAAGATTGGTGTCTTCGGAGGAAGCTTCGGTGGATTCGCTGCACTTTCCGCGGTTACGAGGTTGCCGGAGTACTGGAGTGCCGCAGTTGAGGCCTTCGGGCCCAGCAACCTGATTACCTTCATTAAATCGGTCCCCGAGTTCTGGAAACGCTTCATGGACGACTGGATTGGAAATCCAGACAAGGAGGGGGACTTCCTCCTCGGTCGTTCACCCATTACGTTTGTCAAGAACGTCAAGTGCCCCTTGCTGGTCATACAGGGAGCGCACGATCCGAGAGTCGTAAAGGCCGAGTCGGACCAGTTAGTTGAAAGGCTCCGCGCTGGGGGTCAGCAGGTGGAGTATATCGTGTTCCCAGACGAAGGACATAGGTTTACAAAGCGGAAGAACGAGTTTGTGGCATACAAAGCAGCCGCTGAATTCTTTTCAAAGCATCTGATTCGAAACTAA
- a CDS encoding RNA-guided endonuclease TnpB family protein encodes MDVVVVRAQVFEDRREPSVWRPPTELVPLVGGDYQNSFLRSDNLRRGSVTITPNTVAISYSRCVEISQPRMATAYDTNVKSLVGFASDGRVERHDLSVIARIRTEGAERRARFNATHSNDRRVVGRVCRRIGKRERERVKRMLHEVSKAVVQSAKKEGGAIILERLTHILSPRNGRERGRTTRVMLHRWSFGELHRQIKYKAAWDGVPVECVNPCNTSKKCSQCGRLNRALRNERTWRCPSCGATHDRDVNAAKNVLALSKLGCQLLVPAGALGR; translated from the coding sequence ATGGACGTTGTAGTCGTCCGTGCTCAGGTCTTCGAGGATCGTCGCGAACCTTCCGTCTGGCGGCCACCGACCGAACTCGTACCCCTCGTCGGCGGCGACTACCAGAACTCGTTCCTGCGGAGCGACAATCTCAGAAGGGGTTCGGTGACAATAACGCCAAATACGGTGGCCATCTCCTATTCACGATGTGTTGAGATTTCTCAACCCCGCATGGCCACGGCTTATGACACAAACGTGAAGAGTCTGGTGGGATTCGCGTCGGATGGGAGGGTTGAACGACACGACCTCTCCGTCATCGCTAGGATCAGGACCGAGGGCGCGGAGAGAAGAGCGAGGTTCAACGCAACGCACTCGAACGACCGACGTGTTGTAGGTAGGGTATGTCGCAGAATAGGGAAGAGGGAGAGGGAACGTGTCAAGCGGATGCTCCATGAAGTGTCGAAGGCGGTGGTTCAAAGCGCGAAGAAGGAAGGGGGAGCCATCATTCTCGAGCGGCTGACCCACATACTCTCTCCCCGAAATGGGCGCGAAAGAGGCAGGACTACGAGAGTGATGCTTCACAGATGGAGTTTCGGAGAGCTGCACAGACAAATCAAGTACAAGGCAGCCTGGGATGGCGTGCCTGTGGAGTGCGTCAACCCTTGTAACACTTCGAAGAAGTGCTCTCAGTGTGGAAGGCTGAACCGAGCCCTTCGAAACGAGAGGACGTGGCGATGCCCAAGCTGTGGTGCCACCCATGACAGGGACGTGAATGCAGCGAAGAACGTACTCGCCCTGTCCAAACTAGGATGTCAGCTGTTGGTTCCAGCTGGAGCGCTTGGCAGGTGA
- a CDS encoding AAA family ATPase, whose protein sequence is MKISNFRSVKSQTVSVAPITVFYGPNSTGKSSFLYAMAVFRNIALNPNQQPLGFFNVGFANLGDFERVVHDHKQRNFISFEIESEQSEVKLRYEASIRGTEGKFRLTADGALKLALEVPCTFPYPLNGRDQKDIEYDGKTLNVSWNGVTATVTPKDQSPESVQTATTVNELLNRPIEELRRTEFVPLKRGFSKPNYNPVPLTPLLLGEDEVATYLANNMFLQGKVSTFLEKILDREFRVHVIPGTASFSMFTIEKPGGTTVDVINDGFGVNQVIWLLAKSLRDDVDLVCLEEPEIHLHPSAVRKLAQGIAELAKKGTKRFIITTHSEVLLTAILGMVSQNRLRPEDISCYLTSKDEVETRLERQKIEADGQVEGGLRSFVEAELEDVTAFLSPKDNR, encoded by the coding sequence GTGAAGATATCAAACTTCAGGTCTGTAAAGAGTCAAACTGTCAGCGTGGCTCCTATCACTGTATTCTATGGCCCCAACTCGACAGGCAAGTCTAGCTTTCTCTATGCCATGGCCGTCTTCCGAAATATCGCGCTTAACCCCAACCAACAACCGCTGGGATTCTTCAATGTAGGGTTTGCCAACCTCGGGGACTTCGAACGAGTAGTTCACGACCATAAGCAGCGTAACTTCATCTCATTTGAAATCGAAAGTGAACAATCTGAGGTGAAGCTCAGGTATGAAGCGTCAATTCGCGGCACTGAAGGGAAATTCAGACTAACAGCCGATGGGGCGCTTAAGCTTGCTTTGGAAGTGCCTTGCACATTCCCTTATCCATTGAACGGGCGAGACCAAAAGGACATCGAATATGACGGAAAGACACTCAATGTTTCTTGGAACGGCGTGACTGCCACCGTCACCCCAAAGGACCAATCTCCGGAATCTGTGCAAACAGCGACGACTGTTAACGAATTGCTCAATAGGCCCATCGAAGAACTTAGAAGAACTGAATTCGTCCCACTTAAGCGCGGGTTCTCAAAACCGAATTACAACCCTGTACCATTGACACCGTTACTGTTGGGCGAGGACGAGGTTGCAACGTATCTGGCGAATAACATGTTCTTGCAAGGAAAGGTTAGCACATTCTTGGAGAAAATCTTGGACAGGGAATTCCGGGTCCACGTAATTCCAGGAACGGCGTCGTTTTCTATGTTCACCATCGAAAAACCCGGAGGGACCACCGTCGACGTCATAAACGACGGGTTCGGGGTGAACCAGGTGATTTGGCTCTTGGCAAAATCCCTACGCGATGACGTTGACCTAGTCTGTTTGGAAGAACCAGAGATACATCTTCATCCTTCGGCGGTGAGGAAGCTCGCTCAAGGAATTGCCGAACTCGCAAAGAAAGGCACGAAGAGGTTCATCATCACCACGCATAGCGAGGTTCTACTTACTGCCATTCTAGGGATGGTATCACAAAATAGACTTCGACCAGAGGATATCTCATGCTATCTTACGAGCAAGGATGAGGTTGAGACGAGATTAGAACGTCAGAAAATAGAGGCTGATGGTCAGGTGGAGGGTGGGTTGAGGTCTTTCGTTGAGGCAGAACTTGAGGATGTGACCGCGTTTCTTTCGCCAAAAGACAATCGATGA